From a region of the Vanessa atalanta chromosome 13, ilVanAtal1.2, whole genome shotgun sequence genome:
- the LOC125068026 gene encoding facilitated trehalose transporter Tret1-like isoform X1: protein MVLLLFGYALYYRRRLRIIKIQSDGAHEVMLAKGKKPQVASKEAQSAEEYEALQSFLRSISSTATLPPYVKGETYSSVRGVFNQCLITCAVLILAAGAGHPIGFSAVALPQLRTENSSMRIDDEMGSWIASIHSAATPLGSMLSGPIMEAIGRRKTLQASTLPLIVGWILIGTASHHALLLLGRIVCGFAVGILAAPSQVYLGEISEPRLRGLLIGTPFVAYSLGVLYVYALGGALTWRSVAHLSIVLPALAFAALCFSPESPTWLARQGRFHDAMAAMSRLRGDSDTAQRELHELISAREKEKARGEESVRFLATVLRPPVLKPLLLINAFNMLQILSGSYVVIFYAVDIINDAGGSLSSHMAANASACVRLAVTVIACVLLLRVTRRFLVLLSGIGTAVCTLALAFLLSQGPGTGVTPPALILGYVAFNTLGFFLLPGLMIGELLPTKVRGLCGGYIFCLFNAVLFGFTKLYPIMKNSIGMAGVFGLFGAAALLATIVLFLLLPETKGKSLIQIEQYYQKPNILWVTRKRTADTQNV, encoded by the exons atgGTGCTTTTATTATTTGGATACGCTTTATATTATAGACGAAGATTGcgtattataaaaattcaaag TGATGGCGCACATGAAGTCATGTTGGCCAAGGGCAAAAAGCCGCAAGTGGCCAGCAAAGAAGCCCAAAGTGCGGAAGAATATGAAGCTCTTCAAAGTTTTCTACGCAGCATCAGTTCAACGGCAACTCTACCTCCTTACGTGAAAGGAGAAACCTATTCATCAGTTCGAGGTGTATTTAATCAG tGTTTAATAACCTGCGCAGTACTCATCTTGGCGGCGGGCGCAGGACACCCTATTGGATTTTCAGCAGTCGCTCTGCCACAACTTCGCACGGAAAATTCCTCAATGAGAATTGACGATGAGATGGGATCGTGGATAG CAAGCATCCATTCAGCAGCAACACCATTAGGGTCGATGTTGTCCGGTCCTATTATGGAAGCTATAGGGCGACGGAAAACTCTACAAGCGTCTACTCTGCCGCTGATTGTAGGATGGATACTCATAGGAACAGCGTCCCACCATGCTCTTTTACTTTTGGGAAGAATTGTATGCGGTTTCGCAGTTGGCATTCTTGCGGCACCCTCACAA GTGTACTTAGGAGAAATCTCAGAACCTCGGTTAAGGGGCTTGCTTATAGGGACACCTTTTGTAGCGTACTCGCTAGGTGTACTCTATGTATACGCTCTAGGAGGAGCTCTTACATGGCGTTCGGTGGCTCATTTATCAATAGTTCTACCTGCGCTAGCATTTGCAGCGTTATGCTTCTCACCAGAAAGCCCAACATGGCTTGCACGGCAAGGACGTTTCCATGACGCCATGGCAGCTATGTCGAGATTACGAGGAGATTCAGATACA gcGCAACGGGAACTTCACGAATTAATATCGGCTCGCGAAAAGGAAAAGGCGCGAGGCGAAGAGAGCGTCCGTTTTCTCGCTACTGTTCTACGGCCGCCTGTACTGAAACCGCTTTTGTTGATCAATGCGTTCAACATGCTACAAATCTTATCCGGAAGTTATGTCGTCATATTCTACGCtgttgacattattaatgatgcTGGAGGTTCTCTTAGTTCTCAC ATGGCAGCGAACGCGAGCGCCTGTGTTAGGCTTGCCGTCACAGTTATCGCTTGCGTGCTCCTGCTAAGAGTAACCCGACGATTCCTCGTACTCCTCTCAGGTATCGGCACGGCGGTCTGCACTTTGGCTCTCGCCTTCCTCCTGAGCCAAGGACCCGGAACAGGCGTGACTCCACCGGCACTTATCCTTGGTTACGTCGCCTTTAACACCCTTGGCTTTTTCCTTCTACCGGGCCTCATGATTGGCGAACTTCTCCCTACAAAAGTACGCGGTCTTTGTGGAGGTTACATTTTCTGTCTCTTTAACGCTGTTCTCTTcggatttacaaaattatacccTATCATGAAAAATAGTATCGGCATGGCTGGAGTTTTTGGACTTTTCGGCGCTGCAGCATTGCTCGCTACCATCGTCCTATTCCTGTTACTTCCGGAAACTAAAGGCAAATCTCTCATCCAAATAGAACAGTATTACCAAAAGCCTAATATACTTTGGGTAACACGTAAAAGAACGGCAGACACTCAGAACGTTTGA
- the LOC125068026 gene encoding facilitated trehalose transporter Tret1-like isoform X2 — translation MRDTKKRDGAHEVMLAKGKKPQVASKEAQSAEEYEALQSFLRSISSTATLPPYVKGETYSSVRGVFNQCLITCAVLILAAGAGHPIGFSAVALPQLRTENSSMRIDDEMGSWIASIHSAATPLGSMLSGPIMEAIGRRKTLQASTLPLIVGWILIGTASHHALLLLGRIVCGFAVGILAAPSQVYLGEISEPRLRGLLIGTPFVAYSLGVLYVYALGGALTWRSVAHLSIVLPALAFAALCFSPESPTWLARQGRFHDAMAAMSRLRGDSDTAQRELHELISAREKEKARGEESVRFLATVLRPPVLKPLLLINAFNMLQILSGSYVVIFYAVDIINDAGGSLSSHMAANASACVRLAVTVIACVLLLRVTRRFLVLLSGIGTAVCTLALAFLLSQGPGTGVTPPALILGYVAFNTLGFFLLPGLMIGELLPTKVRGLCGGYIFCLFNAVLFGFTKLYPIMKNSIGMAGVFGLFGAAALLATIVLFLLLPETKGKSLIQIEQYYQKPNILWVTRKRTADTQNV, via the exons TGATGGCGCACATGAAGTCATGTTGGCCAAGGGCAAAAAGCCGCAAGTGGCCAGCAAAGAAGCCCAAAGTGCGGAAGAATATGAAGCTCTTCAAAGTTTTCTACGCAGCATCAGTTCAACGGCAACTCTACCTCCTTACGTGAAAGGAGAAACCTATTCATCAGTTCGAGGTGTATTTAATCAG tGTTTAATAACCTGCGCAGTACTCATCTTGGCGGCGGGCGCAGGACACCCTATTGGATTTTCAGCAGTCGCTCTGCCACAACTTCGCACGGAAAATTCCTCAATGAGAATTGACGATGAGATGGGATCGTGGATAG CAAGCATCCATTCAGCAGCAACACCATTAGGGTCGATGTTGTCCGGTCCTATTATGGAAGCTATAGGGCGACGGAAAACTCTACAAGCGTCTACTCTGCCGCTGATTGTAGGATGGATACTCATAGGAACAGCGTCCCACCATGCTCTTTTACTTTTGGGAAGAATTGTATGCGGTTTCGCAGTTGGCATTCTTGCGGCACCCTCACAA GTGTACTTAGGAGAAATCTCAGAACCTCGGTTAAGGGGCTTGCTTATAGGGACACCTTTTGTAGCGTACTCGCTAGGTGTACTCTATGTATACGCTCTAGGAGGAGCTCTTACATGGCGTTCGGTGGCTCATTTATCAATAGTTCTACCTGCGCTAGCATTTGCAGCGTTATGCTTCTCACCAGAAAGCCCAACATGGCTTGCACGGCAAGGACGTTTCCATGACGCCATGGCAGCTATGTCGAGATTACGAGGAGATTCAGATACA gcGCAACGGGAACTTCACGAATTAATATCGGCTCGCGAAAAGGAAAAGGCGCGAGGCGAAGAGAGCGTCCGTTTTCTCGCTACTGTTCTACGGCCGCCTGTACTGAAACCGCTTTTGTTGATCAATGCGTTCAACATGCTACAAATCTTATCCGGAAGTTATGTCGTCATATTCTACGCtgttgacattattaatgatgcTGGAGGTTCTCTTAGTTCTCAC ATGGCAGCGAACGCGAGCGCCTGTGTTAGGCTTGCCGTCACAGTTATCGCTTGCGTGCTCCTGCTAAGAGTAACCCGACGATTCCTCGTACTCCTCTCAGGTATCGGCACGGCGGTCTGCACTTTGGCTCTCGCCTTCCTCCTGAGCCAAGGACCCGGAACAGGCGTGACTCCACCGGCACTTATCCTTGGTTACGTCGCCTTTAACACCCTTGGCTTTTTCCTTCTACCGGGCCTCATGATTGGCGAACTTCTCCCTACAAAAGTACGCGGTCTTTGTGGAGGTTACATTTTCTGTCTCTTTAACGCTGTTCTCTTcggatttacaaaattatacccTATCATGAAAAATAGTATCGGCATGGCTGGAGTTTTTGGACTTTTCGGCGCTGCAGCATTGCTCGCTACCATCGTCCTATTCCTGTTACTTCCGGAAACTAAAGGCAAATCTCTCATCCAAATAGAACAGTATTACCAAAAGCCTAATATACTTTGGGTAACACGTAAAAGAACGGCAGACACTCAGAACGTTTGA
- the LOC125068027 gene encoding general transcription factor IIH subunit 2: MADDEQDPKEYRWETGYEKTWEAIKEDEDGLVEGLVAEFAQKAARKAATPRRGPVRLGMMRHLLVAIDCSEAMNSQDLKPTRFLCTLKLLENFVEEFFDQNPLSQLGIIALKNKRAEKITELSGNVRKHIKAVQGLSNLALTGEPSLQNTLEVAGRTLRPLPGHASRELLVLFGSLTTCDPGDISGTIQTLKTDGIRCSVIGLAAEIRICKKLCQDTGGEYGVVLDDVHYRSLLLEQTSPPARARALDAGLVKMGFPYTPPVAQPDADPPITVCMCHLEEGDGEGEGGEGHVCPQCRSKYCALPAQCRTCGLTLASAPHLARSYHHLFPVEPYEEIKNEGQAQFCFSCLRSFTDLDKQLFRCARCLEHYCWQCEHVVSSSLHVCAGCASRPHLYQRLPSAD, encoded by the exons atgGCAGATGATGAACAAGACCCAAAAGAATATCGATGGGAAACAGGCTATGAAAAAACTTG ggaGGCTATTAAAGAAGATGAAGACGGTTTGGTCGAGGGTTTGGTGGCGGAGTTCGCACAAAAAGCGGCTCGAAAAGCAGCGACTCCACGTCGCGGTCCTGTTAGACTTGGCATGATGCGCCATTTACTTGTAGCAATTGATTGTTCAGAGGCAATGAATTCACAGGATCTAAAACCTACTAGATTTTTGTGTACTCTTAaa ttgTTAGAAAATTTTGTAGAAGAATTCTTTGATCAGAATCCATTAAGTCAACTTGGTATTATAGCATTGAAAAACAAAAGGGCTGAAAAAATAACAGAATTATCGGGAAATGTTAGAAAACACATTAAAGCTGTTCAAGG GTTATCTAATTTAGCTTTAACAGGTGAGCCATCATTACAAAATACTCTGGAAGTTGCTGGTAGGACATTAAGACCTCTTCCCGGCCATGCATCTAGAGAACTTCTTGTGTTATTTGGTTCTTTGACAACATGTGATCCCGGCGACATAAGTGGTACTATAcag ACTCTCAAAACTGACGGAATACGGTGTTCTGTCATTGGGTTGGCAGCAGAAAtaagaatttgtaaaaaattgtgTCAAGATACTGGTGGAGAATATGGG GTGGTGTTAGATGACGTGCACTACAGGTCTCTCTTGCTAGAGCAGACCTCACCTCCTGCAAGAGCTCGGGCCTTAGATGCTGGACTTGTAAAGATGGGTTTCCCGTACACACCACCAGTAGCTCAGCCTGATGCTGATCCTCCAATTACTGTATGCATGTG CCACCTGGAGGAGGGCGACGGCGAGGGCGAGGGCGGCGAGGGCCACGTGTGTCCGCAGTGCCGCAGCAAGTACTGCGCGCTGCCGGCGCAGTGTCGCACGTGCGGCCTCACGCTCGCCTCCGCGCCGCATCTCGCCAG aTCGTATCATCACTTGTTTCCTGTAGAGCCGTATGAAGAGATAAAAAACGAAGGACAAGCACAGTTCTGCTTCTCATGCTTAAGATCTTTTACAGATCTCGACAAACAG CTGTTCCGCTGCGCGCGCTGCCTCGAGCACTACTGCTGGCAGTGCGAGCACGTGGTGTCCAGCTCGCTGCACGTGTGCGCGGGCTGCGCGTCGCGCCCGCACCTCTACCAGCGCCTGCCCAGCGCCGACTGA
- the LOC125068165 gene encoding SUMO-conjugating enzyme UBC9-A produces the protein MSGIASARLAEERKAWRKDHPFGFVARPMKNPDGSLNLMTWECAIPGKKGTPWEGGLYKLRMIFKDDYPSSPPKCKFEPPLFHPNVYPSGTVCLSLLDEEKDWRPAITIKQILLGIQDLLNEPNVKDPAQAEAYTIYCQNRLEYDKRVRAQARAMAATE, from the exons ATGTCGGGCATAGCCAGCGCACGTTTAGCCGAAGAGAGAAAAGCTTGGCGCAAGGACCATCCCTTT gGCTTCGTTGCGAGACCGATGAAAAATCCTGATGGTTCTTTAAATCTTATGACTTGGGAATGTGCAATTCCTGGTAAAAAAGGG ACACCATGGGAAGGTGGATTGTATAAATTGCGTATGATTTTTAAAGATGATTATCCATCAAGTCCACCAAAATGCAAATTTGAACCACCACTGTTTCATCCCAATGTGTACCCTTCAGGCACAGTTTGTTTGTCACTTCTTGATGAAGAAAAGGATTGGCGTCcagcaataacaataaaacaaatcctTCTTGGAATTCAAGATCTGCTTAATGAACCCAATGTAAAGGACCCCGCTCAGGCAGAAGCTTACACAATCTAttg tcaaaatcGACTAGAGTATGACAAGAGAGTTAGAGCACAGGCCCGCGCTATGGCTGCTACGGAGTGA